In Actinomadura citrea, a single window of DNA contains:
- a CDS encoding DeoR/GlpR family DNA-binding transcription regulator — MYAEERQQAILALARSKGRVDVVALAEEFSVTTETIRRDLTVLERAGTVRRVHGGAMPVERLGFEPELAARDAVMTEEKQRIAKAALEELPADGSVIVDAGTTTSRFVQLLPTDRELTVIVNSPPHAAVLATRPNLTVIILGGRVRGRTLATVDDWVLRPLADLWVDVAFMATNGCSVERGLTTSDQAEAAVKRAMIASSRRRVLLADRTKIGHDHLVRFGGLADIDVLITDTGLDTDLAADLAAAGPEVVRA, encoded by the coding sequence ATGTACGCCGAGGAACGGCAGCAGGCGATCCTTGCGCTGGCGCGCTCGAAGGGCCGGGTGGACGTGGTCGCGCTCGCCGAGGAGTTCTCGGTCACCACCGAGACGATCCGCCGCGACCTGACCGTGCTGGAGCGGGCCGGGACGGTCCGGCGCGTGCACGGCGGCGCGATGCCCGTCGAACGGCTCGGCTTCGAACCGGAGCTGGCGGCGCGGGACGCGGTGATGACGGAGGAGAAGCAGCGCATCGCCAAGGCGGCGCTGGAGGAGCTGCCCGCCGACGGGTCGGTCATCGTGGACGCCGGGACGACCACGTCCCGGTTCGTCCAGCTGCTGCCGACCGACCGCGAGCTGACCGTGATCGTCAACTCGCCGCCGCACGCGGCGGTGCTGGCGACCCGCCCCAACCTCACCGTGATCATCCTCGGCGGGCGGGTGCGCGGCCGCACGCTCGCCACGGTGGACGACTGGGTGCTGCGCCCGCTCGCCGACCTGTGGGTGGACGTGGCGTTCATGGCGACCAACGGCTGCTCGGTCGAGCGCGGGCTGACCACCTCCGACCAGGCCGAGGCCGCGGTGAAGCGGGCGATGATCGCCTCGTCGCGGCGGCGGGTGCTGCTCGCCGACCGCACCAAGATCGGGCACGACCACCTCGTGCGGTTCGGCGGCCTCGCCGACATCGACGTGCTGATCACCGACACCGGGCTGGACACCGACCTGGCCGCCGACCTCGCGGCCGCGGGCCCGGAGGTCGTCCGCGCCTGA
- a CDS encoding HPr family phosphocarrier protein, with translation MPERSVVVAAAQGLHARPAQLFVQAAARQPVPVSIRVGDGAPVPAGSILGVLSLGARRGTEVILSAEGDGAGGALEELAGLLARDLDAERPA, from the coding sequence ATGCCCGAACGGAGCGTCGTCGTCGCCGCGGCGCAGGGGCTGCACGCCCGCCCCGCGCAGTTGTTCGTCCAGGCGGCGGCGCGGCAGCCGGTGCCGGTGTCCATCCGGGTCGGCGACGGCGCGCCCGTCCCCGCCGGCAGCATCCTCGGCGTGCTGTCGCTCGGCGCGCGGCGGGGAACGGAGGTGATCCTCTCCGCCGAGGGGGACGGGGCCGGCGGCGCGCTGGAGGAGCTCGCCGGCCTGCTCGCCCGCGACCTGGACGCCGAGCGGCCCGCCTGA
- a CDS encoding alcohol dehydrogenase catalytic domain-containing protein, which produces MKVARFYAPADIRLEDAPEPEPGPGELKIRVRNCSTCGTDVKISRFGHHHIVPPRVMGHEIAGEVVEAGAGAGDWAAGDRVQVIAAIPCGRCAECRRGRMTVCAAQESMGYHYDGGFAEYLVVPAKVLAVGGVNRVPDGVSFAEASVAEPLACVLNGQELARVGEGDDVVVFGSGPVGCLHVRVARARGAARVFLVEVNAERLHRAAALVKPDAALDAGSGDVVEEILERTGGRGADVAITAAASAAAQGQAQRLVAPGGRVSLFGGLPKDDPVVPVDANRVHYRELSLVGANGSSPAHNARALELIGSGRVPVEDLLTHRLPLDALHDALDLVTRGAAIKVTIEP; this is translated from the coding sequence ATGAAGGTCGCCCGCTTCTACGCCCCCGCCGACATCCGCCTGGAGGACGCCCCCGAACCCGAGCCCGGCCCGGGCGAGCTGAAGATCCGCGTCCGCAACTGCTCGACCTGCGGGACCGACGTCAAGATCTCCCGGTTCGGGCACCACCACATCGTCCCGCCGCGGGTGATGGGCCACGAGATCGCCGGGGAGGTCGTCGAGGCCGGGGCCGGCGCCGGGGACTGGGCCGCGGGCGACCGCGTCCAGGTGATCGCGGCGATCCCGTGCGGGCGGTGCGCCGAGTGCCGCCGCGGCCGGATGACGGTCTGCGCCGCGCAGGAGTCGATGGGATACCACTACGACGGCGGGTTCGCCGAGTACCTGGTGGTCCCGGCGAAGGTGCTCGCGGTGGGCGGGGTGAACCGGGTCCCGGACGGCGTCTCGTTCGCCGAGGCGTCGGTCGCCGAGCCGCTCGCGTGCGTGCTGAACGGCCAGGAACTGGCCCGCGTCGGTGAGGGCGACGACGTCGTGGTGTTCGGCTCGGGCCCGGTCGGCTGCCTGCACGTACGGGTCGCGCGGGCCCGCGGCGCCGCCCGCGTGTTCCTCGTGGAGGTCAACGCCGAGCGGCTGCACCGGGCCGCCGCGCTCGTCAAGCCGGACGCGGCGCTCGACGCGGGCTCCGGCGACGTCGTCGAGGAGATCCTCGAACGCACCGGCGGCCGCGGCGCCGACGTCGCGATCACCGCCGCCGCGTCGGCGGCCGCGCAGGGCCAGGCGCAGCGGCTGGTCGCGCCGGGCGGCCGGGTCAGCCTGTTCGGCGGGCTGCCCAAGGACGACCCGGTCGTCCCCGTGGACGCCAACCGCGTCCACTACCGGGAGCTGTCCCTGGTCGGCGCGAACGGGTCGAGCCCCGCGCACAACGCCCGTGCGCTGGAGCTGATCGGGTCCGGGCGGGTCCCCGTCGAGGACCTCCTCACCCACCGGCTTCCGCTGGACGCCCTGCACGACGCCCTCGACCTGGTCACCCGGGGCGCCGCCATCAAGGTCACGATCGAACCCTGA
- a CDS encoding PTS sugar transporter subunit IIA gives MPEGAAGLLVPDAIRLDARARGRDHAVRICGQVLVDAGAVEPGYIEAMLERERSISTYLGEGVAIPHGTSGGRDLIRRDALAVVRFPDGTDWNGETVTVCIAIAARGDGHMEILAELAQVLMDPDRARALREATGAEQILALLAPRAEDEQPTGQGHTA, from the coding sequence GTGCCTGAGGGCGCCGCCGGCCTGCTCGTCCCGGACGCGATCCGGCTGGACGCGCGGGCCCGCGGCCGCGACCACGCCGTCCGGATCTGCGGGCAGGTACTGGTGGACGCGGGCGCCGTCGAGCCCGGCTACATCGAGGCGATGCTGGAGCGGGAACGCTCCATCTCCACCTATCTCGGTGAGGGCGTGGCGATCCCGCACGGCACGTCGGGGGGCCGCGACCTGATCCGCCGCGACGCCCTCGCCGTCGTCCGGTTCCCGGACGGGACGGACTGGAACGGCGAGACCGTCACCGTCTGCATCGCGATCGCGGCGCGCGGCGACGGCCACATGGAGATCCTCGCCGAGCTGGCCCAGGTCCTCATGGACCCGGACCGGGCCCGCGCGCTGCGCGAGGCCACCGGCGCCGAGCAGATCCTCGCGCTGCTCGCCCCGCGGGCCGAGGACGAGCAACCGACAGGACAGGGACACACCGCATGA
- a CDS encoding PTS lactose transporter subunit IIB, which produces MNGKDIRKLVIACDAGMGSSVMLAGQLRKALRRQDVAVEHTPVDAIPGDADVIVCHTGLAARARRGAGGAPVIPFEVYLGDPAVDRLVKAIKDGGEVGA; this is translated from the coding sequence ATGAACGGCAAGGACATCCGCAAACTCGTCATCGCCTGCGACGCCGGCATGGGCAGCAGCGTCATGCTCGCCGGCCAGCTCCGCAAGGCGCTGCGCAGGCAGGACGTCGCGGTCGAGCACACGCCCGTCGACGCGATCCCCGGCGACGCCGACGTGATCGTCTGCCACACCGGGCTCGCGGCCCGCGCCCGGCGCGGCGCCGGCGGCGCACCGGTGATCCCCTTCGAGGTCTACCTCGGCGACCCGGCCGTCGACCGGCTGGTCAAGGCGATCAAGGACGGCGGCGAGGTCGGTGCCTGA
- the mtlA gene encoding PTS mannitol transporter subunit IICB — protein sequence MATTHTPEPAGSGIRANVQRLGGRMAAMVMPNIGAFIAWGLITALFIPTGWLPNKELGELVDPMIKFLLPLLIGYTGGRMVHGQRGAVVGAVATVGIVVGAEVPMFLGAMITGPLAAYLLRLFDGLVRDRVRTGFEMLVDNFSAGIVGAAMAVAGNRVIGPVMNTFTEWAGDGVGWLVDHDLLPLTSLLIEPAKVLFLNNAVNHGVLGPLGVQQAAEHGRSVLFMLESNPGPGLGVLLAYWFFGPRRLRPSVPAAAVIHFFGGIHEIYFPYILMKPRMILAAIAGGMTGVAIFVATGAGLVATPSPGSIFAYLAQTPRGAGNWIGVYTGLIASAAVSFGVGAALLGFGRLAESDPEDGDATGGEAGAAEESAAEDTAPQQPADGAARETTAH from the coding sequence ATGGCCACCACCCACACCCCGGAGCCCGCCGGGAGCGGGATCCGCGCGAACGTCCAGCGGCTCGGCGGCCGGATGGCCGCGATGGTGATGCCGAACATCGGCGCGTTCATCGCCTGGGGCCTGATCACCGCCCTGTTCATCCCGACGGGCTGGCTGCCGAACAAGGAGCTCGGCGAGCTGGTCGACCCGATGATCAAGTTCCTGCTGCCGCTGCTGATCGGCTACACCGGCGGCCGCATGGTGCACGGCCAGCGCGGCGCCGTCGTCGGCGCGGTCGCCACCGTGGGCATCGTCGTCGGCGCCGAGGTGCCGATGTTCCTCGGCGCGATGATCACCGGCCCGCTCGCCGCGTACCTGCTGCGGCTGTTCGACGGGCTCGTGCGGGACCGCGTCCGGACCGGGTTCGAGATGCTGGTCGACAACTTCTCCGCCGGGATCGTCGGCGCCGCGATGGCCGTCGCGGGCAACCGGGTCATCGGCCCGGTCATGAACACCTTCACCGAATGGGCCGGGGACGGCGTGGGATGGCTGGTCGACCACGACCTGCTGCCGCTCACGTCCCTGCTCATCGAGCCGGCGAAGGTGCTGTTCCTCAACAACGCCGTCAACCACGGGGTGCTCGGGCCGCTCGGCGTCCAGCAGGCCGCCGAGCACGGCAGGTCCGTGCTGTTCATGCTGGAGTCCAATCCGGGGCCGGGCCTCGGCGTCCTGCTCGCCTACTGGTTCTTCGGGCCGCGGCGGCTGCGCCCGAGCGTCCCGGCGGCCGCCGTCATCCACTTCTTCGGCGGCATCCACGAGATCTACTTCCCCTACATCCTGATGAAGCCGCGGATGATCCTCGCCGCGATCGCGGGCGGCATGACCGGAGTGGCGATCTTCGTGGCCACGGGCGCCGGGCTCGTGGCGACCCCGTCGCCGGGCAGCATCTTCGCCTACCTCGCGCAGACGCCCCGCGGCGCCGGCAACTGGATCGGCGTCTACACGGGCCTGATCGCCTCCGCGGCCGTCTCCTTCGGCGTCGGCGCCGCCCTGCTCGGCTTCGGCCGGCTGGCCGAGTCCGACCCGGAGGACGGGGACGCGACCGGCGGGGAGGCCGGCGCCGCCGAGGAGAGCGCCGCCGAGGACACCGCCCCGCAGCAGCCCGCCGACGGCGCGGCACGAGAGACGACCGCACACTGA
- the pfkB gene encoding 1-phosphofructokinase, translating to MIVTVTLNPSLDRTIEVDVLTRGAVIRARSARLDPGGKGVNVSRALLANGVEATAVVAVGGADGDQLRRLLETEGMRVHAVRARGRTRSNVTIVEPGGVVTKLNEPGGPLSPGELDEVGAAVAAAAGAASWVVGCGSLPPGVPDGTYARMCRRFAAGGVRVAVDTSGPALRAAVAAAPDLVKPNREELAEAAGGPVDTVADAVEAAGQLRAWGARAVLVSLGAQGAVLIDDDGVLTGEAPVALPRSTVGAGDALLAGFLAAGARGPRALAEGLAWGAAAVRLPASRMPGAADVRRDIVRIHPRPDLARPLLT from the coding sequence ATGATCGTCACGGTGACGCTCAACCCGAGCCTCGACCGCACGATCGAGGTGGACGTGCTGACCCGCGGCGCGGTCATCCGGGCCAGGTCCGCGCGGCTGGACCCGGGCGGCAAGGGCGTCAACGTGTCCCGGGCGCTGCTGGCCAACGGCGTCGAGGCCACCGCCGTGGTCGCGGTGGGCGGCGCGGACGGCGACCAGCTGCGCCGGCTGCTGGAGACCGAGGGCATGCGGGTGCACGCCGTCCGCGCCCGCGGGCGGACCCGCTCCAACGTCACGATCGTCGAGCCCGGCGGCGTCGTCACCAAGCTGAACGAGCCCGGCGGCCCGCTGTCGCCCGGGGAGCTGGACGAGGTCGGCGCCGCGGTGGCCGCCGCGGCCGGCGCCGCCAGCTGGGTCGTCGGCTGCGGGAGCCTTCCGCCCGGCGTCCCGGACGGCACCTACGCGCGGATGTGCCGCCGGTTCGCCGCGGGCGGCGTCCGCGTCGCGGTCGACACCAGCGGCCCGGCGCTGCGCGCCGCCGTCGCCGCCGCGCCCGACCTGGTCAAACCGAACCGGGAGGAGCTCGCGGAGGCCGCGGGCGGCCCGGTCGACACCGTGGCCGACGCGGTCGAGGCGGCCGGGCAGCTGCGGGCCTGGGGGGCCCGCGCCGTCCTGGTCAGCCTCGGCGCGCAGGGCGCGGTGCTCATCGACGACGACGGCGTCCTCACCGGCGAGGCGCCCGTCGCCCTCCCGCGCAGCACCGTCGGCGCCGGCGACGCCCTGCTCGCCGGGTTCCTCGCGGCGGGCGCCCGCGGGCCCCGCGCGCTCGCCGAGGGCCTCGCCTGGGGCGCGGCGGCCGTGCGGCTGCCCGCCAGCCGGATGCCGGGCGCCGCCGACGTGCGGCGCGACATCGTGCGCATCCACCCGCGGCCCGACCTCGCCCGCCCCCTCCTCACCTGA
- a CDS encoding DMT family transporter, with protein MAWSICFSLLAAFLFAGAAALQYRAARRAVHGVSDASAVHGLIRRLVRDPVWLTGWGVNLGGFCAQAVALHFGSTAVVQPLLVTQLVFTIVLGTIGTGRRPARLDLLGGIAVSAGLAVLFTVPGAIPPQGEPSRPRILLAGLIAAPVIIALSRAAWLRRGPIRAALLGVCAGLCFAATAVLIKLTTADLVDRGVAATAGDWPGYALAGSTLLGLVIEQRAFAAGSLPAAMTAMTMTNPIASYLVAAFAFQTLPPRTAAAFTALSFSVLLLTGGVALLSRSAHATRESDTVPEASRKDPL; from the coding sequence ATGGCCTGGTCGATCTGCTTCAGCCTGCTCGCGGCGTTCCTGTTCGCCGGGGCCGCGGCCCTGCAGTACCGGGCCGCGAGGCGGGCCGTGCACGGCGTCTCGGACGCGTCCGCCGTCCACGGGCTGATCCGCCGGCTGGTCCGCGACCCGGTGTGGCTGACCGGATGGGGGGTCAACCTCGGCGGGTTCTGCGCGCAGGCCGTCGCCCTGCACTTCGGCTCGACGGCCGTCGTCCAGCCGCTGCTGGTCACCCAGCTGGTCTTCACGATCGTGCTCGGCACGATCGGCACGGGACGCCGGCCCGCGCGGCTGGACCTGCTCGGCGGCATCGCCGTGTCCGCCGGCCTCGCCGTCCTGTTCACGGTCCCGGGCGCGATCCCGCCCCAGGGCGAGCCGTCCCGGCCGCGGATCCTGCTCGCCGGGCTCATCGCCGCGCCGGTCATCATCGCGCTGTCCCGGGCGGCATGGCTGCGCAGGGGCCCGATACGGGCCGCGCTGCTCGGCGTCTGCGCCGGCCTGTGCTTCGCCGCGACCGCCGTGCTCATCAAGCTCACCACCGCCGACCTGGTCGACCGCGGCGTCGCGGCCACCGCGGGGGACTGGCCCGGCTACGCGCTGGCGGGCAGCACGCTGCTCGGCCTGGTCATCGAGCAGCGGGCGTTCGCGGCCGGGTCGCTGCCCGCGGCCATGACCGCGATGACGATGACGAACCCGATCGCGTCCTACCTCGTGGCCGCCTTCGCCTTCCAGACGCTGCCGCCCCGGACGGCCGCCGCGTTCACGGCCCTGTCGTTCAGCGTGCTGCTGCTCACCGGGGGAGTCGCGCTCCTGTCGCGGTCCGCGCACGCGACCCGCGAGAGCGATACGGTGCCCGAAGCCTCCCGAAAGGACCCTCTTTGA
- a CDS encoding alpha/beta hydrolase gives MITRRALVLGGLGGIGAVAVTGGTGYALVESETLPGKVRLDRALGRCGDVPAPPPASVRTETMTWRSAHRRTTVTATVVPPAANRSPRGLPVVVALHGTGENGSSLVRNLALDHYLPDAVANGGVPPFTLVSVDGGPSTYWHPRAAGDDPVGMIVDELLPRLRERGARTDRVGAIGWSMGGYGALVLARRLGPARTAAVVASSPALFGSYEDAIATNRRAFDGAADYHRNDVFAALDELKGIPLRVDCGTSDPFADRVREFRDRVRPEGGLEDGCHDAAFWRRQLRRELAFLGHRLGAR, from the coding sequence TTGATCACCCGACGCGCCCTCGTCCTCGGTGGGCTCGGCGGCATCGGTGCCGTCGCGGTCACGGGCGGCACCGGCTACGCGCTGGTCGAGAGCGAGACCCTCCCCGGCAAGGTCCGGCTGGACCGCGCGCTCGGCAGGTGCGGGGACGTGCCGGCGCCGCCGCCCGCGTCCGTCCGGACCGAGACGATGACCTGGCGTTCCGCGCATCGCCGCACGACCGTCACCGCGACCGTCGTCCCGCCCGCCGCGAACCGGTCGCCGCGCGGCCTGCCGGTGGTCGTCGCCCTGCACGGCACCGGGGAGAACGGCTCCTCCCTCGTGCGGAACCTGGCCCTGGACCACTACCTTCCCGACGCCGTCGCCAACGGCGGCGTCCCCCCGTTCACCCTGGTGAGCGTGGACGGCGGACCCTCCACCTACTGGCATCCCCGCGCCGCCGGCGACGACCCGGTCGGCATGATCGTGGACGAGCTGCTGCCGCGGCTGCGGGAACGCGGCGCCCGCACCGACCGCGTCGGCGCCATCGGCTGGTCGATGGGCGGCTACGGCGCCCTCGTCCTGGCCCGCCGTCTCGGCCCCGCCCGCACGGCCGCCGTGGTCGCGTCGTCCCCGGCCCTGTTCGGCTCGTACGAGGACGCGATCGCCACCAACCGCCGCGCGTTCGACGGCGCGGCGGACTACCACCGCAACGACGTCTTCGCCGCGCTGGACGAGCTGAAGGGCATCCCGCTGCGCGTCGACTGCGGGACGAGCGACCCGTTCGCCGACCGGGTGCGCGAGTTCCGCGACCGGGTCCGCCCCGAGGGCGGGCTGGAGGACGGATGCCACGACGCGGCCTTCTGGCGGCGGCAGCTCCGCCGCGAACTGGCGTTTCTCGGACACCGCCTGGGCGCCCGCTGA
- the ligA gene encoding NAD-dependent DNA ligase LigA gives MSDTPAHTEIGDRAAYAAAVQTAVAASAAYYGEGDAPLDDDAFDRLVRGVAAYEAEHPDEVLPESPTGKVAGGAVVGDVPHTVPMLSLDNVFSAEGLETWAARLVRRLGREVATWSVEPKLDGMAISARYRGGRLVQLVTRGDGAAGDDVSHCSGMILGLPGRLARPLTVELRGEVLMTRSQFEAANAARAAAVGTTFANPRSAAAGSLRTRDHPYKVEMTFFAYGALPMDGTDDETAARLRDLPHSQIMELVAGLGANTTAATSAPGITATSIERVLERVEEIAALRAELDFGIDGIVIKADAAADQADAGLSSRAPRWAIAYKLPAVEKITRLLDVEWNVGRTGVIAPRAVLEPVEVDGSTITYATLHNAADIERRGLMIGDHVTVYKAGDVIPRVEAPVVHLRSGRERPIEIPAACPRCGDGIDASQQRWRCVRGRACHAVVSLRYAVARDQFDIEGLGEGRIDQLIATGLISDFADLFTLTYDQVIALERMGETSTTALLAAIEGAKAKPLSKVFCALGVRGTGRSMSRRIARHFATMDAIRAADAEAFQEVEGVGPERAAVLVAEIAELAPLIDKLVAAGVTMTEPGAAGPAAREAGPDAAALPLAGMSVVVTGAMSGPLDGLSRNQVNELIERAGGTASSSVSARTSLLVAGEKAGSKKARAERLGIEIVTPEEFAARVAAFL, from the coding sequence ATGAGCGACACCCCGGCCCACACCGAGATCGGCGACCGGGCGGCCTACGCCGCCGCCGTCCAGACCGCCGTCGCCGCCTCCGCCGCCTACTACGGCGAGGGCGACGCGCCGCTCGACGACGACGCCTTCGACCGGCTGGTGCGCGGCGTCGCCGCCTACGAGGCCGAGCATCCGGACGAGGTGCTGCCCGAGTCCCCGACGGGCAAGGTCGCCGGGGGAGCGGTGGTCGGCGACGTCCCGCACACGGTCCCGATGCTGAGCCTGGACAACGTGTTCTCCGCCGAGGGCCTGGAGACGTGGGCGGCGCGCCTGGTCCGCAGGCTCGGCCGCGAGGTCGCGACATGGAGCGTGGAGCCGAAGCTGGACGGCATGGCGATCTCGGCCCGATACCGCGGCGGGCGGCTCGTCCAGCTGGTGACGCGGGGCGACGGCGCCGCCGGGGACGACGTCTCGCACTGCTCCGGCATGATCCTCGGCCTGCCGGGACGCCTCGCCCGGCCGCTCACCGTCGAGCTGCGCGGCGAGGTGCTGATGACGCGCTCCCAGTTCGAGGCCGCCAACGCCGCCCGCGCCGCCGCCGTGGGAACGACGTTCGCCAACCCGCGCAGCGCCGCCGCGGGGTCCCTGCGCACCCGGGACCACCCCTACAAGGTGGAAATGACCTTCTTCGCCTACGGCGCCCTCCCGATGGACGGCACCGACGACGAGACGGCCGCGCGCCTGCGCGACCTGCCGCACAGCCAGATCATGGAGCTGGTCGCGGGCCTCGGCGCGAACACCACGGCCGCGACGTCCGCCCCGGGGATCACCGCGACGTCGATCGAGCGGGTGCTGGAACGGGTCGAGGAGATCGCCGCGCTGCGCGCCGAACTGGACTTCGGCATCGACGGCATCGTGATCAAGGCGGACGCGGCGGCCGACCAGGCCGACGCCGGCCTGTCCTCCCGCGCCCCGCGCTGGGCGATCGCCTACAAGCTGCCCGCGGTCGAGAAGATCACCCGGCTGCTGGACGTGGAGTGGAACGTCGGCCGGACCGGGGTCATCGCGCCCCGCGCCGTCCTGGAGCCCGTCGAGGTGGACGGCTCCACCATCACCTACGCGACCCTGCACAACGCCGCCGACATCGAGCGGCGCGGCCTGATGATCGGCGACCACGTCACCGTCTACAAGGCGGGTGACGTCATCCCGCGCGTGGAGGCGCCGGTCGTCCACCTGCGCTCCGGGCGGGAGCGGCCCATCGAGATCCCCGCGGCCTGCCCGCGCTGCGGCGACGGCATCGACGCCTCCCAGCAGCGCTGGCGGTGCGTGCGGGGGCGCGCCTGCCACGCCGTCGTGTCCCTGCGCTACGCGGTGGCCCGCGACCAGTTCGACATCGAGGGCCTCGGCGAGGGACGCATCGACCAGCTCATCGCCACGGGGCTGATCAGCGACTTCGCCGACCTGTTCACGCTCACATACGACCAGGTCATCGCCCTGGAGCGGATGGGCGAGACCAGCACCACCGCCCTTCTCGCCGCGATCGAGGGGGCCAAGGCCAAGCCGCTGAGCAAGGTGTTCTGCGCGCTCGGCGTGCGCGGCACCGGCCGGTCGATGTCGCGCCGCATCGCCCGGCATTTCGCCACGATGGACGCGATCCGCGCCGCGGACGCCGAGGCGTTCCAGGAGGTCGAGGGCGTCGGGCCGGAGCGCGCGGCGGTCCTGGTCGCCGAGATCGCCGAGCTGGCCCCGCTGATCGACAAGCTCGTCGCCGCCGGGGTCACCATGACCGAGCCGGGCGCCGCCGGCCCCGCCGCGCGGGAGGCCGGGCCCGACGCCGCGGCACTGCCCCTGGCCGGGATGTCGGTCGTCGTCACCGGAGCGATGTCCGGCCCGCTGGACGGCCTGTCGCGCAACCAGGTGAACGAGCTGATCGAACGCGCCGGCGGCACGGCGTCCTCGTCGGTGTCGGCCCGCACGTCCCTGCTCGTCGCGGGGGAGAAGGCCGGGTCGAAGAAGGCCAGGGCCGAGCGGCTCGGCATCGAGATCGTCACGCCGGAGGAGTTCGCCGCCCGCGTCGCCGCGTTCCTGTGA
- a CDS encoding helix-turn-helix domain-containing protein has product MPAELPDVLRQHLQAAVDEMEREIRDQVPEYAGADGGEYARKVEKTVSDTVAFFVDSVDHPTADARKITELYLRLGEEEARHGRSLAALQNAMRVSSQVACRRFIKDAYRLGWSRETLGRLTDSLFMLLARAADAAAQGYAREQGQLATERERRRDRLRDLLVAEPPPGHEAIAELAVAARWELPKSIALVALPAGAPAGARILPPAVLADWEAPIPFLVVPDPEGPGQDRLWPALRRLGTSALGPTVPVGQGAVSLRWARHALTLAERGLLPDEEPVRCVDHIASLATLAADELVDATAEAALGPLLELPPGRRQPLAETLLTYLQCGDNAVIAAERLHIHEQTVRYRLRRITELTGGRFTEPDGRLDLMLMLSWLVRTGRADRPGRVERTA; this is encoded by the coding sequence ATGCCCGCCGAGCTGCCCGACGTGCTGCGGCAGCACCTCCAGGCCGCCGTGGACGAGATGGAGCGGGAGATCCGCGACCAGGTCCCCGAGTACGCGGGCGCCGACGGGGGCGAGTACGCCCGGAAGGTGGAGAAGACGGTCAGCGACACCGTCGCCTTCTTCGTGGACTCCGTCGACCATCCGACCGCGGACGCGCGCAAGATCACCGAGCTGTACCTGCGGCTCGGCGAGGAGGAGGCGCGGCACGGCCGGAGCCTGGCCGCGCTGCAGAACGCGATGCGCGTGAGCAGCCAGGTCGCCTGCCGCAGGTTCATCAAGGACGCCTACCGGCTCGGCTGGTCGCGCGAGACGCTGGGCCGGCTCACGGACTCGCTGTTCATGCTGCTGGCGCGGGCCGCCGACGCCGCCGCGCAGGGCTACGCCCGCGAGCAGGGCCAGCTGGCGACCGAGCGGGAGCGCCGCCGCGACCGGCTCCGCGACCTGCTGGTCGCCGAGCCCCCGCCCGGGCACGAGGCGATCGCCGAGCTGGCGGTCGCGGCCCGCTGGGAGCTGCCGAAGAGCATCGCGCTGGTGGCGCTGCCCGCCGGGGCGCCCGCCGGAGCCCGGATCCTGCCGCCCGCCGTGCTGGCGGACTGGGAGGCGCCGATCCCCTTCCTCGTGGTGCCCGACCCGGAGGGCCCCGGCCAGGACCGGCTGTGGCCGGCGCTCCGCAGGCTCGGCACCTCGGCGCTCGGCCCGACCGTCCCGGTCGGGCAGGGCGCGGTGTCGCTGCGCTGGGCGCGGCACGCCCTGACCCTGGCGGAGCGGGGGCTGCTGCCGGACGAGGAGCCCGTCCGGTGCGTGGACCACATCGCCTCCCTGGCCACGCTCGCGGCGGACGAACTGGTCGACGCGACCGCCGAGGCCGCCCTCGGGCCGCTGCTGGAGCTGCCGCCGGGGCGCCGGCAGCCGCTCGCCGAGACGTTGCTGACCTACCTGCAGTGCGGTGACAACGCGGTGATCGCCGCGGAGCGCCTGCACATCCACGAGCAGACCGTCAGGTACCGGCTGCGCCGCATCACCGAGCTGACCGGCGGCCGGTTCACCGAGCCGGACGGCCGGCTCGACCTCATGCTGATGCTGAGCTGGCTGGTGCGGACGGGCCGTGCCGACCGGCCGGGCCGTGTCGAACGGACGGCGTAG